One window of the Streptomyces sp. TS71-3 genome contains the following:
- a CDS encoding chitinase, which produces MTSMHRRRASSTTKTMRGFVAAGMVVGGGFLFSATALATPTAAPGSDGQAAGGAFAPYVDTSLSPAFDLVATAKDTGVDTFNLAFLTSGGGCDPKWGGWGSLPRPQGSGGGDLNSNEVAGQIDDLRAAGGDVRVSFGGASGSELALACSSADELAGAYGKAIDAFKLTKVDFDIEGSALPNTEANTRRAQAIAQLQKDHPDLDVSFTLPVMPEGLTQPGTDLLKNAKDNGVNVSAVNIMAMDYGPSYSDDMAKYAEQAATAAQGQIKDALGVSDSEAWQKVAITPMIGVNDVNTEKFTVDNATELVKFAQEKGAGWLSMWSATRDKPCDGGSSGSAQPTCSSIDQDALAFTKAFGAYK; this is translated from the coding sequence ATGACCAGCATGCACCGTCGCAGGGCCAGTTCGACGACCAAGACGATGCGGGGCTTCGTCGCCGCGGGCATGGTGGTGGGCGGCGGATTCCTCTTCTCCGCCACCGCACTCGCCACCCCCACCGCCGCGCCGGGCTCCGACGGGCAGGCGGCCGGCGGCGCGTTCGCGCCGTACGTCGACACCTCGCTCTCCCCGGCCTTCGACCTCGTGGCGACCGCGAAGGACACCGGCGTCGACACCTTCAACCTCGCCTTCCTCACCTCGGGCGGCGGCTGCGATCCCAAGTGGGGCGGCTGGGGGTCCCTCCCACGCCCTCAAGGCAGTGGGGGAGGCGACCTGAACTCCAACGAGGTGGCCGGTCAGATCGACGACCTGCGTGCCGCGGGCGGCGACGTCCGGGTCTCCTTCGGCGGCGCCTCCGGCTCCGAGCTCGCGCTCGCCTGCTCCAGCGCCGACGAGCTCGCCGGGGCCTACGGCAAGGCGATCGACGCCTTCAAGCTCACCAAGGTCGACTTCGACATCGAGGGCTCCGCGCTGCCGAACACGGAGGCCAACACCCGCCGCGCCCAGGCCATCGCCCAGCTCCAGAAGGACCACCCCGACCTGGACGTGTCGTTCACCCTCCCGGTGATGCCCGAGGGTCTCACCCAGCCCGGCACCGACCTGCTCAAGAACGCCAAGGACAACGGTGTCAACGTCTCCGCCGTCAACATCATGGCGATGGACTACGGCCCCTCGTACAGCGACGACATGGCGAAGTACGCCGAGCAGGCCGCCACCGCCGCCCAGGGGCAGATCAAGGACGCGCTCGGGGTCTCCGACAGCGAGGCCTGGCAGAAGGTCGCGATCACCCCGATGATCGGCGTCAACGACGTCAACACCGAGAAGTTCACCGTCGACAACGCCACCGAGCTGGTGAAGTTCGCCCAGGAGAAGGGCGCGGGCTGGCTCTCCATGTGGTCCGCCACCCGTGACAAGCCGTGCGACGGCGGCTCGTCCGGCAGTGCCCAGCCCACCTGCTCCTCGATCGACCAGGACGCCCTCGCGTTCACGAAGGCCTTCGGCGCCTACAAGTGA